A genomic window from Salvelinus alpinus chromosome 10, SLU_Salpinus.1, whole genome shotgun sequence includes:
- the ppp1r3g gene encoding protein phosphatase 1 regulatory subunit 3G, producing the protein MSDSALLRDSKQCSPNSGGTMLSGSEDEPTENGDEDLEDGLIEPPDMYKKDRRRAKSLPAYPEQAMLFEEIANNGRKRVKFADSMGLDLASVKHFSTTEDPKIPSKVLSRLQSFLPQPQDREYTIGDLCVNFKSTLTMDRLIPTFKMPVESDDFETKVLQRHVNLEKVTITQFDIRGQIRTNTQNCCKREVGVRYTFNEWLSFVNAQAIPMAFDENTVGERYTFTMYTPPFLDPSSSVHFAVYIRNDQGEFWDNNHGQNYTLKYHCAGMPTYESAAFHAT; encoded by the coding sequence ATGTCCGATTCAGCCCTCCTGCGTGATTCCAAGCAGTGTTCTCCAAATTCAGGGGGAACCATGCTATCAGGGAGTGAAGATGAGCCAACGGAGAACGGTGACGAGGACTTGGAAGATGGCTTAATCGAACCACCAGACATGTATAAGAAAGACAGGCGAAGGGCGAAATCTTTGCCCGCATATCCGGAGCAGGCTATGCTTTTTGAAGAAATAGCCAATAACGGCCGAAAACGGGTGAAGTTTGCAGACTCCATGGGGCTTGATTTAGCAAGCGTGAAGCACTTCAGCACAACAGAAGACCCGAAAATCCCTTCCAAGGTATTGTCGAGATTGCAGAGCTTTCTCCCTCAACCACAGGACAGAGAGTATACAATTGGGGACCTGTGCGTAAACTTTAAATCTACCTTGACCATGGACCGTCTCATCCCAACTTTCAAGATGCCAGTTGAGTCTGATGATTTTGAAACCAAGGTACTGCAGCGGCACGTCAACCTGGAGAAGGTGACCATCACTCAGTTTGACATCCGTGGGCAGATTCGGACGAATACTCAAAACTGTTGCAAGAGAGAAGTTGGTGTGAGGTACACATTCAACGAGTGGCTGTCTTTCGTGAACGCGCAGGCGATACCCATGGCTTtcgatgagaatactgttggtgAGCGCTACACATTTACCATGTACACACCTCCGTTCCTAGACCCATCTTCCTCTGTGCACTTCGCCGTGTACATCAGGAATGACCAGGGCGAGTTTTGGGATAACAACCATGGACAAAACTACACCTTGAAGTATCACTGTGCAGGTATGCCGACCTACGAGAGCGCAGCATTCCATGCCACCTGA